A genomic region of Mus musculus strain C57BL/6J chromosome 7, GRCm38.p6 C57BL/6J contains the following coding sequences:
- the Olfr635 gene encoding olfactory receptor 635, with amino-acid sequence MLHPSSMSEVTNTTHDPFYFILTGIPGFEDIHLWISIPLFCLYTISIMGNTTILTVIRTEPSLHQPMYLFLSMLALTDLGLTLTTLPTVMQLLWFNIREISFEACFAQFFFLHGFSFMESSVLLAMSFDRYVAICRPLHYASILTSEVIARIGLAIICRCVLAVLPSLFLLKRLPFCHSHLLSHSYCLHQDMIHLVCADIRVNSWYGFALVLLIIVLDPLLIVLSYALILKSVLNTATWTERLRALNNCLSHMLAVLVLYVPMVGVSMTHRFAKHASPLVHVLMANIYLLAPPVMNPIIYSVKTKQIRQGITRLLLQRKVH; translated from the coding sequence ATGTTGCATCCATCAAGTATGTCAGAAGTAACAAACACCACTCATGATCCTTTCTACTTCATCCTCACCGGCATCCCAGGATTTGAGGATATCCATCTCTGGATCTCCATTCCCTTATTCTGCCTCTACACCATCTCCATCATGGGAAACACCACCATCCTAACCGTTATCcgcacagagccatctctccaccagcCCATGTACCTCTTCCTCTCCATGCTGGCCCTCACTGACCTGGGTCTAACTCTCACCACACTCCCTACAGTCATGCAGCTCCTTTGGTTCAACATCCGAGAAATCAgctttgaggcctgttttgccCAGTTCTTCTTCCTCCATGGGTTCTCTTTCATGGAATCATCTGTTCTATTGGCCATGTCCTTTGACCGTTATGTGGCCATCTGTCGCCCACTCCACTATGCCTCCATCCTCACCAGTGAGGTCATTGCTAGAATAGGGTTGGCCATCATTTGCCGCTGTGTCTTGGctgttcttccctcccttttcctgCTCAAGCGCCTGCCCTTCTGCCATTCCCACCTTCTTTCTCACTCCTACTGCCTCCACCAGGATATGATTCACCTGGTCTGCGCTGACATCAGAGTCAACAGCTGGTACGGATTTGCTCTTGTCCTGCTCATTATTGTATTGGACCCTCTGCTCATTGTACTCTCCTATGCACTTATCCTGAAGAGTGTCTTGAACACAGCCACTTGGACTGAACGACTCCGGGCTCTCAACAACTGTCTGTCCCACATGCTGGCTGTTCTGGTTCTCTATGTCCCTATGGTTGGTGTGTCTATGACTCACCGCTTTGCCAAGCATGCCTCTCCACTGGTCCATGTTCTCATGGCCAATATCTACCTGCTAGCACCTCCTGTGATGAACCCCATCATTTACAGTGTAAAGACAAAGCAGATCCGTCAAGGAATTACTCgcctcctcttgcagagaaaggTGCACTGA